The Stigmatopora argus isolate UIUO_Sarg chromosome 1, RoL_Sarg_1.0, whole genome shotgun sequence genome segment AGTTTGTGACCGGCACATCTAGTATTCCCTATGAGGGTTTTGCATCTCTGCGTGGAAGCAATGGACCTCGACGATTCTGTGTGGAAAAGTGGGGCAAAGCAACATCTCTGCCCAGGTATGAAATAGCATATCATTGGAGCCCACGTGTCCAAATATGTGCCATTCCACCAATTCAGACACTTTGGTCATAAATTTCCGAGGCACTTACCCCCACAAAATACACACTACATGATTAGCGTCTGCTTTCGGTGGAACagctggtacacggtcgattggtcgccggtcttttggtcgccgatcttttggtcgccggtcttttggtcgcccggaaggtaggtgataattaccatttaaatcgttgttcaaattccctaaatacaaactgcgaattactatttagtcatacttaatgccctattaattattaggctaaagaaaagctccaaatttcccggacttttattgttttttgttggagaacttgctaagaccctgacggacgtaccttcctaaggggacaactcatgtacatacaaactcatacactcacacgtcggctcagtgaaactgctcatggccattgttggcttttattgatgcgtagacggtgttgttttaccttgtttggtcgccggtcttttggtcgtcggtcttttggtcgccggtcttttggtcgtcggtcttttggtcgccagtcttttggtcgcccgttgtcgcggtcggggcgactaaaagaccgcgaccaatcgaccgcaaacGGAACAGCTTACAGgtcaaaatcatatttttttcacaaatcgATTTATTGCTCAGGTCTGATGTAGTCAATTCCTAATTGTTCACTCCCTGCAGAGCTCACACATGTTTCAACCGCCTGGACCTGCCTCCCTACCCGTCCTTTTCCGTCCTATATGAGAAGATGCAGACCGCTGTGGAGGAAACCAGCACCTTTGGATTAGAGTGAGATGCCTGTTTCCAATAGAATCTcaacagttggaaaaaaaaagactcccCTCATGTGATGTGGTACTCGAGGACATTTTCCAAAGCAGTTCACATCGGTGGACGGTTCAAACGTTGGACGCAGGGAGCAATCAGCGTTTGCTTTCGGCTGCAACAGCGATGTAGAAACAAACACAAGGAAGAACCACAGCGCCTTGCGGACCACAATCAGGGAGTGTGATTGGACCTACCGGACCGGAGGGGACCAAAGGCGTGGCGACATAAAAAAAGTGAGCATGAATGATAGAGCTTGTCTTTGAGATCAGCCCTCTCATATTGATATGGGTCATTACACTACCAGGTGTTGTTCTTTGaatgtaaggcttttattcacgTGTAATATTGGTCTTTGTCGTgaattctgtttttattaaaccGTTGATTAATTTAATGATGGGCAAACTGTTTAAAAGGTTCGGAATGTCAACACAGTGAGATATTTTTCAACTGGTCAGGGATGGCTGAGGAATTATTTAGGTAAAATGTCTAGCCCATACATACACTATTTGTTGCCATCGGTATTTGTTCCTTCAATAGACCATTCGTTTCGGTTGTCTTGATAAGGTCCAAGTTTCAGCTgtgaatgattttgtttttattcctctTAAGTTAAGCACGCAGAGAAAGAGGAGTTATGTGTTTTGAACAAAGTGATTCAATGTCCACCTTTGTACAATTTAATCGTCGCAGTATCTCTCACTGCACGCGGATCTTTTTCAGCTATCTAACAGTGTCACTGTTTTTACAAGCGTCGTTATCGTTTCCTCACACAACACTGCCTTGCCTCTTTCAATGTAAGAGGAACCAACCAAAGTTTTGGGCACGACCGACCTTGTCTATGTGGACACCGCACCTCGATTTTGCATACGAATGATAGATAGCACTGTCCTGAAAATAAAGTTCCATGTCTGTCTATGCAAAACACTGTTGTTGTGTAGCCCAATCAGCAACAGCACAATACGAAGCAGAGCATACAAGTGGTAAAATGTTTCAGCCTTAGAATCATTTTGACCATCACTTTTGTCAAACTCAAAACTGGTCTTGTTCTGGAGAAGACATTGTGAAGGTCCTGGCCACGTCTTGACATTAGACTGGGATTAAgtggagatgagatgagacagaGAACAAGTCAAACTCAACTTGCATAAGAATTTATTCATGTCATATTCCTCCCTTGACATGTACTTTATATCACAGTGCACATAATCACAGCTATACCAAGGTCTCTACGTAAAGCCAGTCTAGCTTTGCTGCTCACTCAAGGCTACATTTCTTAGGGCAAGAAATCTCATGTAACCTTCAAAACAGTACACAAAACACAGAGATCACTTCAATATAGCGGGATCTGTCCTTTGCGTTTTTCGCTCACATTTGATCAAAGGCCATTTCAAATGATCCATGATTTACTAATCACTCTGATTTCAAGTTCCTGTGAATGCTGAGTGATATCTAAACACAGAACACCGAGCAACAATAATGACATTGAAGCTTCTGAGGGAATAATTACATTTCTGTTTCCTTATACCACATGACTCCTTCTTGAAGTTTTATATGGCAGTTCAATCCACAGAAGATACACATACTGTAGTTGTTACTTGCTTTCATTGTGTAGGCAAAATCTACGCACCCCTGATCACATGACGGTTTATTACAGTGATATTAAAATGAACTTGCTGAACAATTTCAAAACTTTATCCACCATTTTGTGACAGATGACCTGTATAAACTATTGAATTGCTGTTATGTGGTTACACAAGTCTGCACACTGTCTGCTTTAGTCCACCTCCGGTCACATTGATGgtcttctttatttaaaaaaaaaatacgaatATAGGCGTTTTTAGACTAACAAACAGTATTTCACACCATTTCACAAAGAATTCAGAATTTCTTAGCGTTCAAGTGACGAGGACCATTCTGTATGATGTATGTAAAATGTGTGCACTTTAACAACTGCACATAGTTTTGCCTCGTGGTTTCATTTAACACAGCAGATGAGTAATTCTTTCCAAACTAGCGATTTAGTtgtgttttaagagaaatcCCATGATGCCTCAGCAGAAATGCCTGTGGCTCCAGTTTGAGCATGACAGGATGGGGAGGGGGGGCAAGATAATAGCGGCCCTTCTGGGCTGCTGAGTGGCACCGCTGGATAAACAAGGCTGAGGAAGGAGTCTCTGGTGTGCCTCTTCACCTGCACAAACAAACTTAAAGATTCAGGAAGCAATGATTGTTTCTTTTATGCTTCAGGGATGTCTCAATAAATGAGAATTACATCAAAGTGAATTGCCTACTAGGGCACAAATTTGTAGTAATACTATTGTtgtattgaattattttaagaaaatgcCACATGATCACGTATAGTTCGTAATTACCAACCCATAAAAATGAGCCAGTATCTCAAATTTGTGACTTAGTATCAGATAATGATTTTAGAATCTGAACTGAACCCCTGCCGTCTCAACAAGCGTGACTTAACGGAAGCTCAAAAGGCAAGAACACACCTGTTTGAAGAAGGCGTGGGTCAGGAGGCCAGAGGCTGACGGTCTGAAAAGGCCACAAAGAGGAGAGGTCAGCGAAGATGACTGATTTCCCCACTGACTGCGAATCAACGAGAAAGACAAGACCTGTGCTCGGGCTGCTGCTGCAGACACAGTTGCACCAAATTGTGCAAAGTGGCCGAGTGGTTCTTGGGCCCGGGACTCTGAGGTACTTCTGCGACAGGCGGAGGGGCGGCAGTGCTGTGAGTGGCGCTTCCTGTTGCCGCGCTCTCCCCCATGCCGGAGTCCACCCCGGACCGCGACACCTTGAGCCCTCCCATCTCACCTAGCGGGAAGAGTGCAGTCTCTGGCAGGCAGCGGTGCAAACCGCGTAGCTTTAGCAGCAAAGTCTAAAGCCGACAAATAATGAAGCTCTTATTTTAGGGCTGCCAAGTAAGGTGAGCACCTTTGTCATCTTTGTTTACCTGAGTGGGCGCCATGTCCTGGAAAGGCACCCTGCCGCTCACTAGCTCACAGGCGACAATGCCCAAACTGTAGATATCAGACTTTTCTCCATAACCATGGAGATCCTAGCGAACGACAGCACACCAATTACAGAAAATTGCGGTAAGACTCGCGTTGCATGTACCTGTTGGAGCAGTTCGGGGCTGAGCCAAGGCAGCAAGGCAGGACTGTGGGGCGGCATGTCGAACACTGCCCTCATTCTCTTCCCTTCACGCATCATGCTGTAAACACTGTGGAGCCCCGACAGGTAGACGCGCCCTTCTTCCGACAACAGGATGTGACTGGCCTTCACACCCCTCATGAGGTAGGCATGAAAAAACACTTT includes the following:
- the stradb gene encoding STE20-related kinase adapter protein beta isoform X3 translates to MDIEECYEDTSQHLLGSGTTPQHPTVRCDNNIAALSAQPSHYQFLVELGWGFNHLSQVHMARHTPTGQLVAVKQTNLDECSEEELLQLLNEVFLSKRVRHPNLLTFRLVFSSCCQLWVLTPLMAYGSAHFLMRTYFPDGMSESLIAYLLYGVLQALEYLHRMGYVHRGVKASHILLSEEGRVYLSGLHSVYSMMREGKRMRAVFDMPPHSPALLPWLSPELLQQDLHGYGEKSDIYSLGIVACELVSGRVPFQDMAPTQTLLLKLRGLHRCLPETALFPLGEMGGLKVSRSGVDSGMGESAATGSATHSTAAPPPVAEVPQSPGPKNHSATLHNLVQLCLQQQPEHRPSASGLLTHAFFKQVKRHTRDSFLSLVYPAVPLSSPEGPLLSCPPSPSCHAQTGATGISAEASWDFS
- the stradb gene encoding STE20-related kinase adapter protein beta isoform X4; protein product: MSFLDCSCISHSQVQPMDIEECYEDTSQHLLGSGTTPQHPTVRCDNNIAALSAQPSHYQFLVELGWGFNHLSQVHMARHTPTGQLVAVKQTNLDECSEEELLQLLNEVFLSKRVRHPNLLTFRLVFSSCCQLWVLTPLMAYGSAHFLMRTYFPDGMSESLIAYLLYGVLQALEYLHRMGYVHRGVKASHILLSEEGRVYLSGLHSVYSMMREGKRMRAVFDMPPHSPALLPWLSPELLQQDLHGYGEKSDIYSLGIVACELVSGRVPFQDMAPTQTLLLKLRGLHRCLPETALFPLEVPQSPGPKNHSATLHNLVQLCLQQQPEHRPSASGLLTHAFFKQVKRHTRDSFLSLVYPAVPLSSPEGPLLSCPPSPSCHAQTGATGISAEASWDFS
- the stradb gene encoding STE20-related kinase adapter protein beta isoform X1: MSFLDCSCISHSQVQPMDIEECYEDTSQHLLGSGTTPQHPTVRCDNNIAALSAQPSHYQFLVELGWGFNHLSQVHMARHTPTGQLVAVKQTNLDECSEEELLQLLNEVFLSKRVRHPNLLTFRLVFSSCCQLWVLTPLMAYGSAHFLMRTYFPDGMSESLIAYLLYGVLQALEYLHRMGYVHRGVKASHILLSEEGRVYLSGLHSVYSMMREGKRMRAVFDMPPHSPALLPWLSPELLQQDLHGYGEKSDIYSLGIVACELVSGRVPFQDMAPTQTLLLKLRGLHRCLPETALFPLGEMGGLKVSRSGVDSGMGESAATGSATHSTAAPPPVAEVPQSPGPKNHSATLHNLVQLCLQQQPEHRPSASGLLTHAFFKQVKRHTRDSFLSLVYPAVPLSSPEGPLLSCPPSPSCHAQTGATGISAEASWDFS
- the stradb gene encoding STE20-related kinase adapter protein beta isoform X2, with the translated sequence MSFLDCSCISHSQVQPMDIEECYEDTSQHLLGSGTTPQHPTVRCDNNIAALSAQPSHYQFLVELGWGFNHLSQVHMARHTPTGQLVAVKQTNLDECSEEELLQLLNEVFLSKRVRHPNLLTFRLVFSSCCQLWVLTPLMAYGSAHFLMRTYFPDGMSESLIAYLLYGVLQALEYLHRMGYVHRGVKASHILLSEEGRVYLSGLHSVYSMMREGKRMRAVFDMPPHSPALLPWLSPELLQQDLHGYGEKSDIYSLGIVACELVSGRVPFQDMAPTQTLLLKLRGLHRCLPETALFPLGEMGGLKVSRSGVDSGMGESAATGSATHSTAAPPPVAEVPQSPGPKNHSATLHNLVQLCLQQQPEHRPSASGLLTHAFFKQFVCAGEEAHQRLLPQPCLSSGATQQPRRAAIILPPLPILSCSNWSHRHFC